A single Carassius carassius chromosome 3, fCarCar2.1, whole genome shotgun sequence DNA region contains:
- the si:ch73-335l21.2 gene encoding RING finger domain-containing protein, translated as MSEIRPTPAQTEVPSESPEVECPVCYQEYDQDSKLPRMLECLHVFCTECLRKIQLTPMHPPDPNSAPSISCPLCRHSTPLQGGDAYSLPCNSRILAQLPPVAFRLPASVSARLATVTQRLVLSLGERDTRFIILPTVSLRVEQMGEGTEMVNPPRVLHREIEVLRRHKKTLMCVQVLAVIFWIMFVLTCVIGVVFGPSLFHN; from the coding sequence ATGTCAGAGATTCGACCAACGCCTGCACAAACTGAGGTGCCTTCAGAGTCTCCAGAAGTGGAGTGTCCAGTTTGCTATCAGGAGTACGACCAGGACTCCAAACTCCCACGCATGCTAGAATGCCTTCACGTCTTCTGCACGGAATGTCTCCGCAAAATCCAGCTCACTCCTATGCACCCGCCTGACCCCAACAGCGCCCCCTCAATCTCCTGTCCCCTGTGCCGCCACTCCACCCCGCTACAGGGTGGCGATGCATACTCTCTCCCCTGCAACTCGCGGATTCTTGCCCAGTTGCCTCCCGTAGCCTTCCGTCTGCCTGCGTCTGTGTCTGCCCGGCTGGCCACGGTGACCCAGCGCTTGGTGTTATCTCTGGGGGAGAGGGATACCCGATTCATAATCCTGCCCACTGTTAGTCTGAGGGTGGAGCAGATGGGAGAAGGCACAGAAATGGTAAACCCACCTAGGGTGCTGCATCGAGAGATTGAGGTTCTGAGGAGACACAAGAAGACCCTGATGTGCGTTCAGGTTCTGGCTGTCATCTTCTGGATAATGTTCGTGCTGACTTGTGTGATTGGGGTTGTGTTTGGGCCAAGCCTCTTTCATAATTGA